From Suricata suricatta isolate VVHF042 chromosome 1, meerkat_22Aug2017_6uvM2_HiC, whole genome shotgun sequence, a single genomic window includes:
- the CXCL11 gene encoding C-X-C motif chemokine 11 — MSVKGMVIVLAVIFCATIVQGFPMFKGGRCLCIGPGVKAVKVADIEKATIIYPSNNCDKTEVIITLKAHKGQRCLNPKSKQANIIKKIKRMNFLKYQNV; from the exons ATGAGTGTGAAGGGCATGGTTATAGTCTTGGCTGTGATATTCTGTGCTACAATTGTTCAAG GTTTTCCCATGTTCAAAGGGGGACGCTGTCTTTGCATAGGCCCTGGAGTAAAAGCAGTGAAAGTGGCAGATATTGAGAAAGCCACAATAATTTACCCAAGTAACAACTGTGACAAAACAGAAGTGAT TATCACCCTGAAAGCACACAAAGGACAAAGATGCCTAAATCCCAAATCGAAACAAGCAAACATAATCAAG aaaattaaaagaatgaattttttaaaatatcaaaatgtatga